The genomic region AACCTGATATGACTGTGTCAGTTGTGCTTCCATATAAGCCGCCATCTCTTCTGCATCCGCATTCACTGCATCCGTTATGACCACGCCTTCTTCTGTTTCCTCCTCCGGATCATAATATGACCGGTTCTGTTCACATACCGTTCGGAAATCAAAGGGCAGATAAATGCTCTCTGATGCAGGCATCAGGAATGTAAACGTCTCTCCGTCTGCGTACATATCATTCAATGCCTGTTTCAACAATCCTGCCATATATCCACGTTTCCTGTAAGATTCTCTCGTTGCAACGGCGACGATATAATTCACATCTTTTTTACTGCCATTCACCGCGAGTTCATATGGATTCAGATGCAGCATAGCCTGTATTTCTCCGTCCTCTTCTACTGCATAAATCTGATTGTCTTTTAGTTTTTCTTCATAATAATAATCAACAAAACTTTTGCTGTCTTCTGAAAACACTTCTTCATACAGCTTTTTCGTGTTCTGTTTTTCTTCTGTTTCCAGCTTTCTTATCTTCATTTTGTTTTTCCCTTTTTCTCTTATTTTTCTATCTGCTTCTGTGCATTTGCTGTCTATCCGCCTGCTTTTATCATTTTTGCGTTATCTAACTTTCCTGCACTTTCATACATCCGCCACAGCCGGCACATCCACCTTCTGAAGGTCCGACTCTGTAACTGTAATTAGCGATCGTATCCAGACTTGCAATTGCCTGTGAAGAAATTCCTTCTCCCGTTCCAGTAAAACCAAGTCCTTCTTCTGTCGTTGCCTTGATATTCACCTGATCCACCTCGATATGCAGTGCCTCTGCCACATTTTTCCGCATCTGTTCAATGTGCGGCGCCATCTTCGGCCGCTGCGCAATGATCGTTGCATCGATATTGCCGATCACATATAATTTCTCGTCGATCATTCTTCCCACTTCTTCCAAAAGCCTGATACTGGACGCACCTTTGTACGCCGGATCTGTATCCGGAAAATGCTTTCCTATATCACCAAGCGCTGCAGCCCCCAAAAGCGCATCCATGATTGCATGTAATAATACATCTGCATCCGAATGACCAAGAAGTCCTTTCTCGTAAGGGATCTTCACCCCACCAAGGATCAGATCTCTTCCTTCTACTAACTTGTGTACATCATATCCCATACCTACGCGCATATATTCTCCTCCTTATTTTTGTTTATCTTTTTGTTAATCTTTTATCTCACTGGTTTGTCATTTTCTGGCGTAGCGCTTTCTTCTGTTTCTTCCACCGGTTCTTCTGATTCATTTTCTTCTGTTGCTTTTACTTCTTCCGTCTCATTCTCAGATTCATTCATACGGCCCCTAATGCTGTCGTCCCGGTATTCCTTTTTCACCATCTTGATTCCGGATCCTACCAGCCAGTAAAGACCAATCAATGCGAATATTACGCCTGCCGCTATATAAAGTATATAATTCTCCGGTTTATCCGCAAGTGAACTGTTGATCAGCTTTTCTCCTAAATATATTACATATGCACCCGCAACAATGCGAATGAATAAACTACTCTTTGGTACCATCTTCGTTAACCTCCTGTTCTTACCATATCTGTAGAATCCGCCAAAGCATCCGCAATGAACTGGCAGTGACAGTTCCTGCAGGCAGCAGTTTCTTTCGAACGCATGGCGATGTAAAATATTATAAACGATTTTACTTTTCTTGTATACTTTGTTAGGTAAATTGGGCATAAAAAAAGAACCGGATTCTTTTCCGACTCTCTTGCTGTGTATACCAATATACTTAGAACCTGCCACCTCCGAAAGCTGTCACTGGCAACTTTTACAGATGTATGGCAATAAAAAATAGCGGGAACTGGATTTGAACCAGCGACACCACGGGTATGAACCGTGTGCTCTAGCCAACTGAGCTATCCCGCCATAATGAGTAGCGGGAACTGGATTTGAACCAGCGACACCACGGGTATGAACCGTGTGCTCTAGCCAACTGAGCTATCCCGCCACAATCAATTTAGAAAATGTATGGGACCAATAGGGCTCGAACCTATGACCCTCTGCTTGTAAGGCAGATGCTCTCCCAGCTGAGCTATGATCCCATATATTTTGTCGTCTCTCTCGAACCGACTTCGTTAGTATAGCATTGGTTTCGTGGAAAGTCAACACCTTTTTTCAAATTTTTTAAATAATTTCTACAATTGATATTTAATTTATTAACTGGGTTGACCTCTCGGTCCTTGAAGGACGCAGTATAAGGCACTTAATTCTTCAGGCATCCGATACCCACGGAATAAAAGTCGGGTATCCTTTCCAGTGAATGTGGAGAAGGTGTTGGTAATACTTAAAGGGGCAAAATTCTGCGTTAGGTATTCAAAATTTGACTGTTTGAGGCGTATGCCGAGTTTCAAATTTTGAATGCCTGCTTTTAGCAGAATTTTGCCCCTTTAGTATTACCCGCCGACGGAACCTGAACAGGAAAGGATTCCTAACTTTTATTCCGGTCCGAGTAGCCGTCGCCTGATAAATTAAATACCAATTCTATACGATTCCCTGAGCTGTCATAGCATCTACAACTTTTTCAAATCCTGCAATGTTAGCTCCGGCAACATAGTTACCTTCCATTCCGTAACGTTTTGCAGCATCGTCCATGTTGTGGCAGATGTTTACCATGATGTTCTTCAGTTTTGCATCTACTTCTTCGAATGTCCAGCTAAGTCTCTCGCTGTTCTGTGACATCTCAAGTGCAGATGTAGCAACACCACCAGCGTTTGCAGCTTTACCAGGTGCAAAGATCACACCATTCTCCTGCAGATACTGTGTTGCTTCTAATGTAGTAGGCATGTTAGCACCTTCGCATACAGCTACGCATCCGTTAGCAACTAACTGTTTTGCATCTTCAAGGTGAAGTTCATTCTGTGTAGCACATGGAAGAGCAAGGTCAACCTTAACAGACCATACACCGCGTCCTTCATGATATTCTGAATTAGGACGGTAGTTCTTGTACTCTGTCAGTCTTGCACGTTTTACTTCTTTGATTTCTTTTAATGCTGCAACGTCGATTCCGTCCGGATCATATACCCATCCTGTAGAATCACTTGCTGTTACAACTTTAGCTCCAAGCTGCTGAGCTTTCTGGATTGCATAGATTGCAACGTTACCAGCTCCGGAAACTGCAACTGTCATTCCCTTGATGTCTTTTCCGTTGATCTTTAATAATTCTTCTGTTAAGTAGAGAAGTCCATATCCTGTAGCTTCTGTTCTTGCTAAAGATCCGCCGTAGCTTAATCCTTTTCCTGTCAGAACACCTTCATACAGGCCTCTGATTCTCTTGTACTGACCGAACATGTAACCAATCTCTCTTGCACCTGTTCCGATGTCTCCTGCAGGAACATCTGTGTCAGCTCCGATATATTTGCAAAGTTCTGTCATAAAGCTCTGGCAGAATGCCATTACTTCTCTGTCTGATTTTCCCTTAGGATCGAAGTCAGAACCACCTTTACCTCCGCCGATTGGAAGTCCTGTCAGTGAGTTCTTGAAGATCTGCTCAAATCCAAGGAATTTGATGATACCAAGGTTTACAGATGGGTGCAGACGTAATCCTCCTTTGTATGGTCCGATTGCGCTGTTAAACTGTACACGGTATCCTGTATTAACCTGAACCTGTCCTTTATCGTCTACCCATGGAACACGGAATTTGATCTGTCTTTCAGGTTCAACAAGTCTTTCAAGAAGAGCGTCTTTTCTGAATTTCTCCTCGTTAGCCTCTACAACAACTCTTAATGACTCTAATACCTCTTTTACTGCCTGGTGGAATTCTGGCTCTGCAGGATTCTTAGCTACTACTTTCTCCAGTACTTCATCAACATATGACATAGCTTTCTACCTCCTAAAATAATATACGTATCCTTTTCAAAAGCGTCCCTGTCCAACAATTTGTCCAAATACTGCGATCCAGCCGCCGGCTGTTTTTTCTACACGCTTTGGAATAAAAAAAGCAGATGACTTACGCCATCTGTTTTTCCCTGACGCCTTTGTCCTTTACTATTGTAAAGCAAACAAGTGTATCTGGCAAGATATTTTTTACAGTTTTTATTATTTTTTGCAACTTTTTACAAAACCCTTGCAGATTTCGCAAGGGTTTTGTGCTTTTTCTCATGTTATATTCATTTTTATGAAACAGATTGCGCTCTAAATTGCATTTATTGTAATACAAGGATGCCAATTTTCATCTCATTACCGAAAGTCTCAGACACCTGAACATTCATTATTTGAAGTATTTTACTCCTGATTCGAAGATCTTCATATCCTGTTCTCCGTAAATGTTCATTGCCACACTTCTGTTTCTTCTTTCTGAATGCGCCATCTTACCAAGTACACGTCCGTCCGGGCTTGTAATACCTTCGATCGCACAGTAAGAACCGTTGACATTCCATTCTTCGTTCATTGTGATATTTCCTTCCGGATCACAGTACTGTGTTGCAACCTGGCCATTTGCGAATAACTTGTCCAGCCATTCTTTATTTGCAACAAATCTTCCTTCACCATGAGATGCAGGGTTGGTGTATACTCCGCCAAGTTCTGCTTCTCTGAGCCATGGAGATTTGTTCGTTACTACTTTTGTATAGACCATCTTGGAGATATGGCGGCCGATCGTGTTGTATGTAAGTGTCGGTGAATCCGGCTGCTGTCCTGTAATCTCTCCGCTTGGTACCAGACCAAGCTTGATCAGAGCCTGGAATCCGTTACAGATACCAAGTGCCAGTCCGTCACGCTCATTCAATAATTTTTCTACCGCTTCTTTCATCTTCGCATTCTTAAATGCTGTTGCGAAGAATTTTGCTGATCCGTCCGGTTCGTCACCTGCACTGAATCCACCTGGGAACATGATGATCTGTGACTGTTCGATCGCTTTTTCAAATACTTCTACAGAATCAACGATATCAGATGCACTCATATTTCTGAATACTTTTGTGATTACCTTTGCTCCTGCTCTTTCGAATGCTTTCGCACTGTCATATTCACAGTTTGTTCCAGGCATTACCGGGATAAATACGGTCGGCTGAGCGATCTTGTGGTCACAAATATAAATATCAGATGTATCATATAATCCTGTCTCCACCTTCGCATCCTGTCCTTCCGCTCCGGAATTGGTCGGGAATACTTTTTCCAGTGTTTCTTCCCATGCAGATACTGCTTCGTCTAACGCAATCTTCACATCGTTATATTCAATAGCTGCGCTGTCTGTTACTTCACCAATTACAGTATAAGTAATTCCAAGTTCAGATACCTTATCAGCCGGTACTTCTGCGATGATATCTCCGAATGCCGGTGCAAATAAGTCTCTTGCGTCTACATCGTGCTCGATCTTCACACCCATGCCGTTACCGAATGCCATCTTGCTGACTGCTGCCGCAATACCATGTCTGTCCAGTGCATAAGCTGCTACGATCTTACCGCTGTGGATATCTTCTGTAAATTTACCGTACTGCTCCATAACTTTCTCGTATACAGGAGTGTCGTAATTATCTGTCTCAATACGAAGCCATACCAGTTTATCTCCGGCTTTCTTAAGTTCCGGTGTGATAATGTCTTTCTCTTTTGCAATGTCCACTGCGAAAGATACCAGTGTCGGTGGTACATCGATGTCTTCGAATGTTCCTGACATACTGTCCTTTCCACCAATGGATGGAAGTCCGTATCCAAGCTGTGCACTGTAAGCTCCGAGAAGAGCTGCGAACGGCTGACTCCATCTGTGTGGATCTTCTGTCATACGACGGAAATATTCCTGGAATGTGAAACGGATCTTGCTGTAATCGCCACCTGCTGCAACAATCTTTGCGATAGACTCTGTCACTGCATAGATTGCTCCGTGATATGGGCTCCATGTTGACAGATATGGATCAAATCCGTAACTCATCATACTTACGGTATCGCAGTCTCCTGTTAATACCGGAAGCTTGGCAACCATTGCCTGCGTCTCTGTCTTCTGATATTTTCCACCGTGCGGCATGAATACAGAAGCTGCTCCGATGGATCCGTCGAACATTTCTACCAGACCTTTCTGTGAGCATACATTCAGGTCTTTTAACATACCAAGCCATTTTTCTCTTACGTCTTTTACTTCTTCTCTTACGAGGATGCTGTCTTTTCTGTTCGGGATATCAACCGCTACAGTTGTCTCCTGGTGTGCTCCGTTGGTATCAAGGAATGCACGTGAAAGATTTACGATCTCTTTTCCTCTCCATGAAAGGACCAGTCTTGGATCTTCTGTTACGACAGCCACCTTTGTTGCTTCCAGGTTCTCTTCGGATGCATATTTCATAAATTCATCTACATCTTTTGGATCTACAACAACTGCCATACGTTCCTGTGATTCAGAGATTGCGATCTCTGTTCCGTCAAGGCCGGCATATTTCTTAGGTACTTTATCAAGGTCGATCTGAAGTCCGTCTGCAAGTTCTCCGATAGCAACAGATACTCCGCCTGCTCCGAAGTCGTTACATTTTTTGATCAGCTTGCTGACTTCTTCTCTTCTGAATAATCTCTGGATCTTTCTTTCTGTAGGTGCATTACCTTTCTGTACTTCTGCTCCACAGGTCTCGATAGACTCTTCTGTATGTACTTTGGAAGATCCGGTTGCTCCACCGCATCCGTCACGTCCGGTACGTCCGCCGAGAAGGATAATGATATCTCCCGGATCTGAAGTTTCTCTGATGACTGCACGTCTTGGTGCTGCCCCGAGTACTGCTCCGATCTCCATACGTTTTGCAACATAATTCGGATGATAGATCTCTTTTACTGCTCCAGTTGCCAGTCCGATCTGGTTACCATAAGAGCTGTATCCGTGTGCTGCTTCTCTAACCAGTTTCTTCTGTGGAAGCTTTCCTTTTAATGTATCTTTTACAGATACGGTTGGATCAGCGGCTCCTGTAACACGCATTGCCTGGTATACATATGTACGTCCTGACAGTGGGTCACGGATGGCTCCTCCGAGGCAGGTAGCAGCTCCACCGAATGGCTCGATCTCTGTCGGATGGTTATGTGTCTCGTTCTTGAAGTTCACAAGCCACTCTTCTTCCACACCGTCTACTTCGATCGGCACAACGATACTGCATGCATTGATCTCATCGGATTCTTCCTGATCCTGTAATTTTCCTTCACGTTTTAATTTTCTCATTGCCATCAGTGCAAGATCCATCAGGCAGACAAATTTGTCTTCTCTTCCTTTGAAGATCTCGCTGTGATCAGCGATGTACTGTTTGTAAGTCTCTTCCATCGGCTCTCTGTAATCGCCGTCGCCGAATGAAACGTCTGTAAGTTCTGTCGAGAATGTTGTATGACGGCAGTGATCTGACCAGTATGTATCCAGAACGCGGATCTCTGTCATGGAAGGATCTCTGTCTTCTTCTGATTTAAAATAATTCTGGATATGCTGGAAGTCCTTGAATGTCATGGCAAGTCCGAGAGAATCATATAATTCTTTTAACTTATTTTCTTCCATATCTTTGAATCCGTCAAAGATTTTTACATCTGCCGGCTCATCAAATACGGTAACTAATGTCTCCGGCTTTTCGCCCTGTGCTTCTCTGGAATCTACAGGGTTGATGCAGTGTTCTTTGATTGCTTCAAATTCTTCATCTGATAAGCTGCCTTCTCCTCCATGGATCACATAAGTTGTCGCGGTACGGATGACCGGCTGCTCGTCTTCTTTGATAAACTGAATACACTGAACAGCGGAATCCGCTCTCTGGTCAAACTGTCCCGGAAGAAATTCTACAGAAAAGATTCTGCTTCCTTCTTCTGCCGGAAATTCTTCTTTATATAATGTATCTACAGGTGGTTCAGAAAAGATGCCATTACATGCTTTCTCAAATGTCTCATCGGATACATTTTCCACATCGTAGCGAATCAGTACACGAACACTGTCCACGTCTTTGATTCCAAGATAGCTGCGGATCTCAGTCTTAAGCTCCTTGGCCTGTACATCAAATCCTGATTTTTTCTCCACGTACACTCTTTTTACATTGCTCATAAGTAATCCTCCATAAATGAATTTTTACACATTTTCTATTGTTAGTATAACACAACATTCATTATTTAATACAATTAATATATCTAAACACTTTTATAATCTGTACTTATTAATCCTTTATCATTTTCATTCCCGTCAATCCTTTTTTACAGATTTACGATTCCTCTGGCTTTTTATAATATTTTTTAATAACGAACAATACGATCCATATCACTACCAGCACTGCTCCAAATACCTCACTGATACGGATTACCATATCAGAAAAGAATCCTTCCGGCAGCATCCGGATCATATAATCAGTCTCCGGATTGAATATCCATAGATTATTGGTAAAAAACAGTTTATGAAAAATCGTAAAACACGTCGTAAAATCTATACTGAAAGCAATGCCAAGCAGTACACCTATGACTAGCCATACACCAAGTGCGATCGAATATGCCCTGCAAAAAAGTCTCTTCCAGTCTTTTTCCCGCTTTTTAAACATCGTCAGTATGGCTGCAGCTACAATCAGGCAAACTCCCCCGACCTTAATACCTCCCAGGAATAGATTCCTGACATCTCGCATATGCAGCCGGTCTCTTTCATTGAAGAAATCCTGCTCTTTTCCTTCCACCGTTGTTACAACTGACAGCTTCTCTTCTTTTCCGATCAGATAGTTCATCATATGTTCTGTCACGTACATGACATGGTCGATGT from Dorea longicatena harbors:
- the ispF gene encoding 2-C-methyl-D-erythritol 2,4-cyclodiphosphate synthase; this translates as MRVGMGYDVHKLVEGRDLILGGVKIPYEKGLLGHSDADVLLHAIMDALLGAAALGDIGKHFPDTDPAYKGASSIRLLEEVGRMIDEKLYVIGNIDATIIAQRPKMAPHIEQMRKNVAEALHIEVDQVNIKATTEEGLGFTGTGEGISSQAIASLDTIANYSYRVGPSEGGCAGCGGCMKVQES
- a CDS encoding GNAT family N-acetyltransferase; amino-acid sequence: MKIRKLETEEKQNTKKLYEEVFSEDSKSFVDYYYEEKLKDNQIYAVEEDGEIQAMLHLNPYELAVNGSKKDVNYIVAVATRESYRKRGYMAGLLKQALNDMYADGETFTFLMPASESIYLPFDFRTVCEQNRSYYDPEEETEEGVVITDAVNADAEEMAAYMEAQLTQSYQVYAKRSTAYYERLIKEYASDGGILKIYKKDGKITDIKIAAEAEEVDGGKPKIMIRIVDVRRMLMSLRLQSFMGTCFTVTDPIIEENNRCVMITGTEFSGVMLMDGKPENSEGTITVGALASLVFGVKTAEEICADGDAVMSERMKEELGKIIPLSRVYLNETV
- the gdhA gene encoding NADP-specific glutamate dehydrogenase, producing the protein MSYVDEVLEKVVAKNPAEPEFHQAVKEVLESLRVVVEANEEKFRKDALLERLVEPERQIKFRVPWVDDKGQVQVNTGYRVQFNSAIGPYKGGLRLHPSVNLGIIKFLGFEQIFKNSLTGLPIGGGKGGSDFDPKGKSDREVMAFCQSFMTELCKYIGADTDVPAGDIGTGAREIGYMFGQYKRIRGLYEGVLTGKGLSYGGSLARTEATGYGLLYLTEELLKINGKDIKGMTVAVSGAGNVAIYAIQKAQQLGAKVVTASDSTGWVYDPDGIDVAALKEIKEVKRARLTEYKNYRPNSEYHEGRGVWSVKVDLALPCATQNELHLEDAKQLVANGCVAVCEGANMPTTLEATQYLQENGVIFAPGKAANAGGVATSALEMSQNSERLSWTFEEVDAKLKNIMVNICHNMDDAAKRYGMEGNYVAGANIAGFEKVVDAMTAQGIV
- a CDS encoding TIGR01906 family membrane protein, which translates into the protein MMCAVIAALAFSIWAAVYGDSHYGFYKKEYQKYEVTEDLDMNIDHVMYVTEHMMNYLIGKEEKLSVVTTVEGKEQDFFNERDRLHMRDVRNLFLGGIKVGGVCLIVAAAILTMFKKREKDWKRLFCRAYSIALGVWLVIGVLLGIAFSIDFTTCFTIFHKLFFTNNLWIFNPETDYMIRMLPEGFFSDMVIRISEVFGAVLVVIWIVLFVIKKYYKKPEES
- a CDS encoding phosphoribosylformylglycinamidine synthase; translated protein: MSNVKRVYVEKKSGFDVQAKELKTEIRSYLGIKDVDSVRVLIRYDVENVSDETFEKACNGIFSEPPVDTLYKEEFPAEEGSRIFSVEFLPGQFDQRADSAVQCIQFIKEDEQPVIRTATTYVIHGGEGSLSDEEFEAIKEHCINPVDSREAQGEKPETLVTVFDEPADVKIFDGFKDMEENKLKELYDSLGLAMTFKDFQHIQNYFKSEEDRDPSMTEIRVLDTYWSDHCRHTTFSTELTDVSFGDGDYREPMEETYKQYIADHSEIFKGREDKFVCLMDLALMAMRKLKREGKLQDQEESDEINACSIVVPIEVDGVEEEWLVNFKNETHNHPTEIEPFGGAATCLGGAIRDPLSGRTYVYQAMRVTGAADPTVSVKDTLKGKLPQKKLVREAAHGYSSYGNQIGLATGAVKEIYHPNYVAKRMEIGAVLGAAPRRAVIRETSDPGDIIILLGGRTGRDGCGGATGSSKVHTEESIETCGAEVQKGNAPTERKIQRLFRREEVSKLIKKCNDFGAGGVSVAIGELADGLQIDLDKVPKKYAGLDGTEIAISESQERMAVVVDPKDVDEFMKYASEENLEATKVAVVTEDPRLVLSWRGKEIVNLSRAFLDTNGAHQETTVAVDIPNRKDSILVREEVKDVREKWLGMLKDLNVCSQKGLVEMFDGSIGAASVFMPHGGKYQKTETQAMVAKLPVLTGDCDTVSMMSYGFDPYLSTWSPYHGAIYAVTESIAKIVAAGGDYSKIRFTFQEYFRRMTEDPHRWSQPFAALLGAYSAQLGYGLPSIGGKDSMSGTFEDIDVPPTLVSFAVDIAKEKDIITPELKKAGDKLVWLRIETDNYDTPVYEKVMEQYGKFTEDIHSGKIVAAYALDRHGIAAAVSKMAFGNGMGVKIEHDVDARDLFAPAFGDIIAEVPADKVSELGITYTVIGEVTDSAAIEYNDVKIALDEAVSAWEETLEKVFPTNSGAEGQDAKVETGLYDTSDIYICDHKIAQPTVFIPVMPGTNCEYDSAKAFERAGAKVITKVFRNMSASDIVDSVEVFEKAIEQSQIIMFPGGFSAGDEPDGSAKFFATAFKNAKMKEAVEKLLNERDGLALGICNGFQALIKLGLVPSGEITGQQPDSPTLTYNTIGRHISKMVYTKVVTNKSPWLREAELGGVYTNPASHGEGRFVANKEWLDKLFANGQVATQYCDPEGNITMNEEWNVNGSYCAIEGITSPDGRVLGKMAHSERRNRSVAMNIYGEQDMKIFESGVKYFK